DNA from Nitrospina gracilis Nb-211:
TGGGGCGATTTGAAACTGCGGTACAAACCGAGCACGCGCTGGGAGTCGGCAAACGCATGCGCGCGGTTGAACCAGTGCGACAGCCACATCACCCCGTCGTAATCCTTGCGCACCGATCCGGCCACCTGCCGCATTTCCTCGCGGGCGCGGCGGTGAAAGCCAAGCTCAATCAACTCCATCGCACGTGAGAAGTGAAACAGCTCGCTGTCGTCCAGTGGCCGGCCGGGGTCGGCGGGGGACTCGGCCTCCGGGGTCAGGCCGGTTTTGACCACCGTGGTGGTGGAGATGGGAGTGAGGCTGTGGGGGTTGGCCTGCGTGCCCAGTTTGTTTTTTGCCTGCACGCCGTAGTAGGTATAAGGGTACTGGTGTGCCAGGTCCGCGAACACCTGCCGGGCTTTGTCCGGCGTGTTCTGTTTTTCCAGAGACTTTGCCAGCCAGAAGGCGTTTTTGTCGGCGATGTCGCCTTCCGGCAGGCGCTGGAGATTGGTGCGGAACTGATCCGTCGCCTCGTCCCATCGCCCGGCGCGGTAATGCACCCAGCCGATCTGCCACGCCGCCTGCTGACCGAACTCGGTTTTTTCGTGGTCCTTCACCAGCAGGCGGTAAGCGGGCAACGCCGCGTCTTCGTTTTGCGCTTCTTCATATATCTTGCCGACGATGAACCCCGCCTCGGTTTTGAGGTCCCGCCGTTGGGCGGTCTTGACCACCTTCTGAAAATGCAGAAGCGCGCCGTCGCGGTCGCCCAGGTTCCACAGGTTGCGTCCGACGATGAACGTCGCTTTCGGCACCTTGGCGTGCAGGGGGTAACGGCGCATGAATTCGTTCAACACTTCGTTCGCCGCGGCGCGGTCGCGCAGTCCCTGGTGGGCGTCAGCCAGAATGAAATAAAAACGGCCGGGCAGGGCGTGCTTCGATGCGTTCATCAAGGACCGCACCTCATCGATGACGGTTTCGAACCGCGCCTGGCCGAGCAGTTTGCGCAGGCGGCGCGCGCGCTCACGAAGCGACAAGGGGGCTGCGGTGACTCCTTCCTGCCTGGCGAGGCGTGCGAGCGCCGCTTCGGCCTCCTCGGCTTTCGGGTGGTCGGGGTGAGTCACGTACAACGTGCGCCAGGCGTCGTACTCACCTTGAACATCGCCGGTCTTCTCGTACAGCTCGATTTGCTGGGCCACGATGCCGGGCAGGGTCTCCATGTAATCTTCCATGCTGGGCTGCGAACGGATCAGCCGGTAGGCTTCTTTCAGATGACGCAGGGCGGGTTCGGGATGGTTCTGCAGGTGGTGGATGTCCGCCTTCAACAAGTGAACGCGCGGCAGGAGGAGCGATTGCGGAAAGCGCACCGCCAGCCGGTCCAGTTCTGCCAGCGCTTCGGCATATTGTCCCAGCGCGGTCTGGGAGCGGGCGCGCTGGTAACGGATGTCGTCTTCCACCTCCGGGTACAGGGTCAGGCTTTTCTCGAAAAATTTCAGCGCCTGTTCATGATCCTGCCCGTGCGCCAGCACCCGCGCGAGGAGATACGTGACGCGTTTGCGGGTTGTGGTTTCCAGTGTCTGTTGTTCAAGCGGCAGGAGGGTTTCGAGCGCCCGCTCCCATTTCCCGGATTGCACTGCTTCCACCGCCTGACGGTAGTCCTCCTGCGCTTCCCCGGCTTTTGCGCCCGCGGGCAACACGGTGAGACAGAAGGCGAGGAGCAACGCCACGGTCTTCGGCAGAAGGCGCAGGATTTTTTCCATGATGTCGAGGCCCGTGTCGGCCGCGTTCACCGGAACCGGGCGGGTGGCGTCCATTTTTTTGAACCACGTGATCTGCCGTTTGGCAAAGTGGCGCGTCTCGCGCTGGATTTCATAACACGCACGCTCGAGGGTGATCTCGCCTTCCAGGTGACGCACCATCTGCGCGTAGCCGATGGAGGCAAACGGTTTCCATTCCTTTTTGTAACCGCGGGCGAGGAGTCCTTGAACTTCTTCCTTCAATCCATCGTCGATCATCCTCTCCACCCGGCGGTTGATGTGCGTGTACAGGTCCTGCCGTTCGCGTTCGAGAAGAAACAGGTGGATGTCGAAATCGTATGCCGCCTCCACCGCCGCCGTGTCCATGCGATGAAAACTGGAGAGCGGCCGGCCGCTCTGGCGGAACACGGTGAGTGCGCGTCCGATGCGGATGGGATCGTTCGGCTGAATCTGAGCTGCATATTCGGGATCGACCTTCCGCAACTCCTCGTGCAGGGCGGCGGGGCCGCGCTCTTCGATCTCGCGCCGCACCTGCTCGCGGATTTCAGGATCGGGCTCCACGGCGCACTCGTAATTTTCGATGAAGGTCTTGAGGTACAGCCCGGTGCCGCCCACCATGACGGGCGTTTTGTTGCGTGCCAGGATATCCCGCACCGCATCCTGTGCGCGTTGTTTGAAGTCGAAGGCGGTGAACGGTTCGTGCGGGTCCAGAATATCGATCAGGTGATGCGGCACGCGCGCGCGGATTTCCGGAGACGGCTTGGCGGTGCCGATGTCGAAATGACGGTACACCTGCATGGAGTCGGCGCTGATGATTTCCGAATCCAGTTGCCCCGCCAGCGCGAGCGCCGTTTCACTTTTCCCGGAGGCGGTGGGACCGGCCAGAATAATCAAAGCGTTCATAAATGGCCTGCATCGGCCCGGTGTACGAGCCGTCGGGGTTGTACATGACCAGCGTGCGGTCTTCGCACCGGCCCGCGTTTCCGGTACGCGTGGCCTCCACCAGGAGGATGCGCGGCTCGGTGTCGTGATGCCCGTGAACCGTGAGGCGGCGCCGGGGTGTGAGCCCGTTGCGCTCCAATTCCGTCATCCATTCCTCGCGCCGAAGAGGCGGGTAGGCCAGCACCAGTTTTCCTTCCGGTTTCAGAAGCGGCGCGGCGGCGGCGATGAGCGTCGGCAATGAGAGTTTGAGCTCGTGCCGGGCGATGGCTTTTTCCGGATCGGGGTTGATGCGGCCGCTGTTGCGTTTGCGGTACGGCGGATTGCTGACGATCCAGTCAAACGACGACGGCGGCAGGTCCCGCGCCATTTCAAGGAAGTCTGCATGGTGGATGCGGATGCCCGCCCGGCCGCTCTGCGCCACGTTGCGAATGGCAGGGCGCACCAGCGATTCCTGGATCTCCACGGCGGTGATGTCGAGACCCGGCTCGCGGCTGGTGAGGAGCAGGGGCAATATGCCGCAACCGGTTCCCACCTCCAGCACACGCTGGCCCGGATAAGGATCTACGAAATTCGCGAGCAGGAACGGCTCCACGGAATAACGGTAACCCGTTGGATTTTGCTCGATTGATATGGAATGGGACATCGGACCGCGCCCCCCGCGACGTTTAGAAACCGGTTCCAGTCTATCCCAAACCTGCCTTTGCGGCAAGATTCCAGAAAGTGAATAATGATCGATCTAATTGTTTTTAAACGGACATTCTGCTATACTTTTGTTATACATTTGTTGTAAATCAATGATAACGGATTCTCTTTTGAGGAGGGGGACCCTTGGACGGCATCATTACGGAACAGTCGATCATGGGTGCGGTCATCATGCTTTTGGGAATCGGCTTGTTGAATTGGTGCAACCGCATTGAACACAAGGAATACATTGCCCGCACCGATCCCCGCGAAAAATGGGGCTTTCTGGACGGTCAAAAAAAGGATGAAGTGAAAAAGCGTTCGATCCGCGGCACCCTCATGGCGCTGGCGGGAGCGGGGTTTTCGCTGTGGGGATTCATCATCCTGGTCATCCATTTTTCCACGATGAAGTGATGTCCGCGGATCAGAAAGGCCAGAACCATTTCGAGTGACCGCCGGAAAGGAGGATGGCCACGGGTTCCTGTTCATGCGCCATCGGATGCACGCGTTGACTGACCAGGTAACCGGCCTGCGGCGCGATCACGGTTTCCAGCAACTGGCCGCCGTACAGGTCAAACACTTCTCCCAGTTTTTGTCCCGCCTCGACCGTCACGCCCACCTTGCCGCAGGGCAGATACAATCCCGCCTGTTTCGTGTTCACCCACACTTCGTTTTTGGATTTGTAGAACATTGCCTCCGTCATGGTGGCATCTTCCTCGTTTTCGCAGGAAATAAACTCCATTTCGCGCAGAAAATGCACCACTGATTTGTAGAGGGCGTCGATGGCTGAAGGATCGCACACCTGTGGCCGCCCGGCGGACAGGGTGAAGGTCTGGATGTCCATGTCGTGCCACTGGCGGCTGAGTTGCAGGTTGACCGACGGGATGTCCGGCACCTCGCGGATCACCGCCAGATTGAAACGGCGGCTGGCCTTGCGCATGGTGAGGCTGGGACGGTAGGCGCGCACGTGCGGGGCGTCTTCGAAATGCGTCGAGCCGGTTTGCAGGATGATGCCGTAATCGGACCCGGCGGTTTCATGAAGCAGGCGGTTGCACAGGGTTTCGGTGAGGTCGCCCTCCTCACTGCCGGGGAAAGCGAGATCGGCGTCGAGGTTGTCGTACGACCACGTGGCGGAGCCGGATTCGAGCGCGCGGTGGTTGACCACCGGGAACACCTGCACGGTTCCGGACAGTTTCAAGCCGGGTTCGTTGCCGTCGGCGACGCTTTGCAAGAATTTCGCGATACGGCCTGCGGCGAGCACACCGTTCAACCGGTCGCCCTGAATGCCCGCGACGATGGACAGCGTCTGCCCGTCCTCAGGTCCCTTCCACAAATTTTTGTAGAGGGTGAGGGTGTCGCCGAGCGGCGTGGGGCTGGAAAAAATTTCCTGTTTCACGATTCCGGATCCAACGCGATGCGCACCAGCAGGGCGCCGGCGTGAACCAGCGGGTGCTCGCGCAGGGTGAACAGCAGTCCCGCCGCGGGAGCGGTGACATTTTCCAACACATCTCCTTCCACCACGTCCACGATCTGTCCCAGCAGTTGGCCCTGCTGGACGGACTCACCGGGGTGCGCCGAGCTGACAAACAGGCCGGAATGTTTTGCCGTCGTCTGCATGACCTGCTTCGGGTACAGCACGCGCGGCGAGCGCACACTCTCCGGCGACAGGTAGTTGGCGTCCAGGATTCCCAGGTGGCGCAGGTAATGCATCATGCCTTCAAACAGCGGATCGATCAGGTGCGTGTGGATGCGCTGGCAGATACCGGTTTCGATGACGAGGGTCGGAATTTTTTCCTGATTGAGATTGTAGCCGAGAGTCGATTCGAACAAACCCGCCATGGGGTGCACCCAGATGAGGTCGGCGTTGGCTTCGCTCGCGAGAGGAAGCAGGTCGACGGCGAATTCCTCGATCACGCGGATCTGCGGCAATTCCAGCAGGTGCAGGTTGCTGGCGTGGATGTCCACCGCGTATTCGCTGTTGTTG
Protein-coding regions in this window:
- a CDS encoding M14 family metallopeptidase, with the translated sequence MKTEAIVSIKNALGGRLEIVRQSFPAHNGKPTKRISFVAGLHGDELAGLYLCHRLIHALRELEDTRPEVFLGEINIYPAANPAGVHSANRLWPYYGLDMNRVIGQENGHTVGTRAASLLYKDLLNNSEYAVDIHASNLHLLELPQIRVIEEFAVDLLPLASEANADLIWVHPMAGLFESTLGYNLNQEKIPTLVIETGICQRIHTHLIDPLFEGMMHYLRHLGILDANYLSPESVRSPRVLYPKQVMQTTAKHSGLFVSSAHPGESVQQGQLLGQIVDVVEGDVLENVTAPAAGLLFTLREHPLVHAGALLVRIALDPES
- the miaA gene encoding tRNA (adenosine(37)-N6)-dimethylallyltransferase MiaA; this encodes MNALIILAGPTASGKSETALALAGQLDSEIISADSMQVYRHFDIGTAKPSPEIRARVPHHLIDILDPHEPFTAFDFKQRAQDAVRDILARNKTPVMVGGTGLYLKTFIENYECAVEPDPEIREQVRREIEERGPAALHEELRKVDPEYAAQIQPNDPIRIGRALTVFRQSGRPLSSFHRMDTAAVEAAYDFDIHLFLLERERQDLYTHINRRVERMIDDGLKEEVQGLLARGYKKEWKPFASIGYAQMVRHLEGEITLERACYEIQRETRHFAKRQITWFKKMDATRPVPVNAADTGLDIMEKILRLLPKTVALLLAFCLTVLPAGAKAGEAQEDYRQAVEAVQSGKWERALETLLPLEQQTLETTTRKRVTYLLARVLAHGQDHEQALKFFEKSLTLYPEVEDDIRYQRARSQTALGQYAEALAELDRLAVRFPQSLLLPRVHLLKADIHHLQNHPEPALRHLKEAYRLIRSQPSMEDYMETLPGIVAQQIELYEKTGDVQGEYDAWRTLYVTHPDHPKAEEAEAALARLARQEGVTAAPLSLRERARRLRKLLGQARFETVIDEVRSLMNASKHALPGRFYFILADAHQGLRDRAAANEVLNEFMRRYPLHAKVPKATFIVGRNLWNLGDRDGALLHFQKVVKTAQRRDLKTEAGFIVGKIYEEAQNEDAALPAYRLLVKDHEKTEFGQQAAWQIGWVHYRAGRWDEATDQFRTNLQRLPEGDIADKNAFWLAKSLEKQNTPDKARQVFADLAHQYPYTYYGVQAKNKLGTQANPHSLTPISTTTVVKTGLTPEAESPADPGRPLDDSELFHFSRAMELIELGFHRRAREEMRQVAGSVRKDYDGVMWLSHWFNRAHAFADSQRVLGLYRSFKSPHGEKELPEAFWKNYYPPAYFQKVRNWAKAFDVDPLLVISLMRQESLYDTWSVSPAGARGLMQLMPKTASRMHRQAGSDEDLDVEALFDPNLNIRLGVRYLSRLMQEHAGNRIHILIAYNAGPHVLAAWQERFRHLEDPDAFIESIPYPETREYVKRVSRNHDLYKRLYAEAPPQEADNKTF
- a CDS encoding succinylglutamate desuccinylase/aspartoacylase family protein; translation: MKQEIFSSPTPLGDTLTLYKNLWKGPEDGQTLSIVAGIQGDRLNGVLAAGRIAKFLQSVADGNEPGLKLSGTVQVFPVVNHRALESGSATWSYDNLDADLAFPGSEEGDLTETLCNRLLHETAGSDYGIILQTGSTHFEDAPHVRAYRPSLTMRKASRRFNLAVIREVPDIPSVNLQLSRQWHDMDIQTFTLSAGRPQVCDPSAIDALYKSVVHFLREMEFISCENEEDATMTEAMFYKSKNEVWVNTKQAGLYLPCGKVGVTVEAGQKLGEVFDLYGGQLLETVIAPQAGYLVSQRVHPMAHEQEPVAILLSGGHSKWFWPF
- a CDS encoding tRNA1(Val) (adenine(37)-N6)-methyltransferase; translation: MSHSISIEQNPTGYRYSVEPFLLANFVDPYPGQRVLEVGTGCGILPLLLTSREPGLDITAVEIQESLVRPAIRNVAQSGRAGIRIHHADFLEMARDLPPSSFDWIVSNPPYRKRNSGRINPDPEKAIARHELKLSLPTLIAAAAPLLKPEGKLVLAYPPLRREEWMTELERNGLTPRRRLTVHGHHDTEPRILLVEATRTGNAGRCEDRTLVMYNPDGSYTGPMQAIYERFDYSGRSHRLREK